A single region of the Anaerococcus urinomassiliensis genome encodes:
- a CDS encoding M20 metallopeptidase family protein codes for MDYIRLAKDNEQYCINIRRELHKIPELELDLPKTIAFVKKQLEDLGLEYKEYVNGNGLSCVVEGDQEGPCLAIRADMDALPVAEETGLEFASTHPGQMHACGHDSHTAIALTAAKIINENKDKLKGSVKFIFQPGEEIPGGAKPMIEEGVLENPKVDYIVGMHGGHLADIPTGNIGFKDNEMMAAMDKFTIDVIGKGGHGASPHLAVDPIVISGEILMGLQKIISREIAPVDSALVSVCKINGGFTQNIIPDKVEMMGTARSLDEGVRDVVEKRIEEICDGIAKTYGGSANVNYERFYPVLINDVDFTSKVRNVVSDLFPDDVYEMQKPVMGGEDMAFYQQEVPGCFMFLSNIKAHSDGVCYPNHNSKFDLDETLFYKGIATFLATAFEALK; via the coding sequence ATGGATTATATAAGACTAGCTAAAGATAACGAACAATATTGTATAAATATTAGACGTGAGTTACATAAAATTCCAGAACTTGAGCTGGACTTACCAAAAACGATTGCATTTGTTAAAAAACAATTAGAAGACCTTGGCCTTGAATATAAGGAATACGTTAATGGAAACGGCCTATCTTGTGTAGTAGAAGGTGACCAAGAAGGTCCATGCCTTGCTATTAGGGCTGATATGGATGCTCTTCCAGTTGCAGAAGAAACTGGACTTGAATTTGCATCTACTCACCCTGGACAAATGCACGCTTGCGGACACGATTCACATACTGCTATCGCTCTTACAGCTGCAAAAATCATAAATGAAAATAAGGATAAGCTAAAGGGCTCTGTTAAATTTATCTTCCAACCTGGCGAAGAAATCCCTGGTGGTGCAAAACCAATGATTGAAGAGGGTGTACTTGAAAATCCAAAAGTAGACTATATCGTAGGTATGCACGGCGGCCACCTTGCAGATATTCCAACAGGAAATATTGGATTTAAAGACAATGAAATGATGGCTGCTATGGATAAGTTTACTATAGATGTAATTGGTAAGGGAGGACATGGTGCAAGCCCACACCTAGCTGTTGACCCAATTGTTATATCTGGAGAAATCCTAATGGGTCTTCAAAAAATTATCTCAAGAGAAATTGCTCCTGTTGATAGCGCCCTAGTCTCTGTATGTAAAATAAACGGTGGATTTACACAAAACATTATACCTGATAAGGTTGAAATGATGGGAACTGCAAGAAGCCTTGACGAAGGTGTTAGAGATGTTGTCGAAAAAAGAATCGAAGAAATCTGTGATGGTATTGCAAAAACTTATGGTGGATCTGCAAATGTAAATTACGAAAGATTTTATCCTGTTTTAATTAACGACGTTGATTTTACAAGCAAGGTAAGAAATGTAGTTAGTGATTTATTCCCAGACGATGTTTATGAAATGCAAAAACCTGTAATGGGTGGTGAAGATATGGCATTTTACCAACAAGAAGTCCCAGGATGCTTTATGTTCCTATCAAACATTAAGGCTCACTCTGATGGGGTTTGCTATCCAAACCACAACTCCAAATTTGATCTTGACGAAACCTTATTCTACAAGGGAATTGCAACATTTTTAGCTACAGCCTTTGAAGCATTAAAATAG
- a CDS encoding DUF3100 domain-containing protein, with translation MTSLNFKKDWSMHLTLLLVALLAIFIGPKTLEIGTITIVFSPLIWAMIISFILFKSPLKTISIENAPVANTMMSIMLSILIAKLGVTSGAQIEAIRQAGLALVLQNFGNLGTILLSLPIALLLGLKRESVGMCHALSREANVGLIQDTYGAESPEFRGVMAVYIIGTIFGPIILSLLTSIFISLGIVSPLGAAMGTGAGSASMMTAGLQALIASYPEMEAQMTAFAGLSNLISSVIALPLGIFLGLPLTEFLYKRLGGRKRNVDEEKNNGKI, from the coding sequence ATGACAAGTTTGAACTTTAAAAAAGATTGGTCGATGCATTTGACCCTGCTTTTGGTGGCCCTTCTTGCAATTTTTATCGGTCCTAAAACCCTAGAAATTGGAACAATAACCATAGTATTTTCTCCACTAATCTGGGCTATGATTATTTCCTTTATCCTATTTAAGTCACCACTTAAGACAATAAGTATTGAAAATGCACCAGTAGCAAATACTATGATGAGTATTATGCTAAGTATCCTTATTGCAAAACTAGGAGTTACAAGTGGCGCTCAAATCGAAGCAATCAGGCAAGCGGGCCTTGCCCTTGTTCTACAAAACTTTGGTAACCTTGGAACCATCCTACTATCTTTACCAATTGCCCTTCTTCTTGGCTTAAAAAGAGAATCAGTTGGCATGTGCCATGCCTTAAGTAGGGAGGCAAATGTTGGCCTTATTCAAGATACTTACGGTGCAGAAAGCCCAGAGTTTAGGGGTGTAATGGCAGTTTATATCATAGGAACAATCTTTGGTCCTATCATACTAAGCCTACTTACATCAATTTTTATAAGCCTTGGCATTGTTAGCCCACTAGGAGCAGCAATGGGTACAGGCGCTGGATCTGCATCAATGATGACTGCAGGCCTTCAAGCACTTATTGCAAGCTATCCAGAAATGGAAGCTCAAATGACAGCATTTGCGGGTCTTTCAAACTTGATTTCTTCTGTTATTGCCCTACCGCTTGGTATATTTTTAGGATTGCCACTAACAGAATTCCTATATAAAAGACTAGGTGGCCGCAAAAGAAATGTAGATGAGGAGAAAAATAATGGAAAAATTTAA
- a CDS encoding M20 family metallo-hydrolase: MSTLERIEKNLKDFAAFSASPIEGCTRLPFSEETRAGADKLKELMEDVKLSVFEDGVGNIFGIRKGRDSTKPAILCGSHYDSVFNGGNFDGIAGIMSAIEIAKLLDENDITLDRDYIVAAFMDEEGTRFGTGYFGSRAIMGEVSDDEINNFTDKDGISIHEAMTTYGLNPDDIKSVIWDKDRIGTFLELHIEQGPVLDEKKIDLGIVNGIVGMERYMIIVNGRADHAGTTPMDMRKDPVDIAAKVIGKISDFAKEAGEGTVATTGLINVKPGGMNIVASQVEFSVDIRSIDKDVVSEIYSKIAKLLDQLTKEVGASWKAQKTLDVEATMMDEKLIDKMVDYTNDRGYSNIIMPSGAGHDALVFGKHYPAAMVFVPSVNGRSHSAEEFTPYEYFEKGINVLYDLIVNLD; encoded by the coding sequence TTGAGTACATTAGAAAGAATAGAAAAAAATTTAAAGGACTTTGCTGCCTTTAGTGCAAGCCCAATTGAGGGTTGTACCAGGTTGCCTTTTTCAGAAGAAACCAGGGCTGGTGCGGATAAATTAAAAGAGTTAATGGAAGATGTTAAGCTTAGCGTTTTTGAAGATGGAGTAGGCAATATATTTGGTATTAGAAAGGGCAGAGATTCAACAAAACCCGCAATACTTTGTGGGTCTCATTATGATTCTGTTTTTAATGGTGGTAACTTTGATGGTATAGCAGGAATTATGTCTGCTATTGAAATTGCAAAGCTACTAGATGAAAATGATATAACTTTAGATAGGGATTACATAGTAGCAGCCTTTATGGATGAAGAGGGCACTAGGTTTGGTACGGGTTACTTTGGATCTAGGGCCATAATGGGTGAAGTGAGTGATGATGAAATTAATAATTTTACCGACAAAGATGGTATTTCTATTCATGAGGCTATGACTACCTACGGTCTAAATCCAGATGATATCAAATCAGTTATATGGGATAAGGACCGCATAGGAACTTTCCTAGAGCTACACATAGAACAAGGACCAGTCCTAGATGAAAAGAAAATCGATCTTGGAATTGTAAATGGGATTGTTGGCATGGAAAGGTATATGATTATTGTAAATGGACGAGCTGACCATGCTGGAACTACTCCTATGGATATGAGAAAAGATCCGGTGGATATTGCAGCAAAGGTAATTGGGAAAATTTCTGACTTTGCCAAAGAAGCAGGTGAGGGTACTGTTGCAACAACTGGCCTAATAAATGTAAAACCTGGTGGCATGAATATAGTTGCCTCACAGGTAGAATTTTCTGTTGATATTAGGTCGATTGACAAGGATGTGGTAAGTGAAATTTATAGTAAAATTGCAAAACTCCTAGATCAATTGACCAAAGAAGTTGGGGCTTCTTGGAAGGCTCAGAAGACCTTGGATGTAGAAGCTACTATGATGGATGAAAAATTGATTGATAAAATGGTAGATTATACAAATGATAGGGGATATTCTAATATTATCATGCCATCAGGAGCCGGCCATGATGCCCTAGTTTTTGGCAAGCACTATCCAGCAGCCATGGTTTTTGTTCCAAGTGTAAATGGCAGAAGCCACAGCGCAGAAGAATTTACACCTTATGAATATTTTGAAAAAGGAATCAATGTCCTATATGATTTGATAGTTAATTTAGACTAA